A genomic window from Fusarium falciforme chromosome 2, complete sequence includes:
- a CDS encoding RRM domain-containing protein: MNQIRAIQALNKKEIENGITPEGSWHTDYRDTAYIYFGGLPYELSEGDVVTIFSQFGEPVFLKLVRDKETGKSKGFGWLKYEDQRSTDLAVDNLGGAEIGGRLVRVDHARYKARDDEDPEEFKVGWEDMMKREGQALSEDESSEEEQRRPMLPEERELALLMQEHDDDDPMKGFLIEEKKKEVEEARRKADKKDRKHKHRHHRSHRSRRDDSREDKHRRSRRDETPVEGDERRHEKESRRHKDRDDDRDRRRDRDRRRDRDDEDGERDRDRRRDRDRDRDREHRRRDRDEHDESRHRRYRDEDDKDRKPRRRSRSRSPRRRDD, encoded by the exons ATGAATCAGATTCGCGCGATCCAGGCGctcaacaagaaggagatcGAAAACGGAAT CACTCCAGAAGGTTCCTGGCATACCGACTATCGCGATACTGCCTACATCTACTTTGGCGGCCTACCCTACGAACTATCCGAAGGCGATGTCGTAACAATCTTCTCCCAGTTTGGAGAGCCCGTCTTTCTCAAACTCGTCCGCGACAAAGAAACGGGCAAGTCCAAGGGCTTTGGATGGCTCAAATATGAGGATCAACGAAGCACCGATCTAGCAGTCGACAACCTTGGCGGAGCGGAAATTGGTGGTCGCCTCGTCCGTGTGGATCATGCACGGTACAAGGCtcgagacgatgaagacCCAGAAGAGTTCAAGGTCGGCTGGGAGGACATGATGAAGCGTGAGGGACAGGCCTTATCGGAAGACGAGAgcagcgaggaggagcagagaCGACCTATGCTGCCCGAGGAGAGAGAACTGGCGCTGCTCATGCAGGaacatgacgatgacgatccTATGAAGGGATTTCTGatcgaagagaagaagaaggaggtcgAAGAGGCCCGGCGCAAggccgacaagaaggaccGGAAACACAAGCACAGACATCATCGATCGCACCGATCAAGGAGGGACGATAGCAGGGAAGACAAACATCGCAGATCGCGCCGGGATGAGACTCCCGTAGAAGGAGACGAACGTCGCCACGAGAAAGAGTCGCGAAGACACAAAGATCGAGATGACGACCGTGACCGGCGACGGGATAGAGACAGGAGAAGGGACagagacgatgaagacggcGAACGGGATCGGGATCGCAGGagagaccgagaccgagatcGAGACCGTGAGCACAGGAGACGTGACCGAGACGAGCATGACGAGTCACGGCATAGGCGATATAGggacgaagacgacaagGACAGGAAACCGAGAAGACGCAGTAGAAGTCGGTCGCCACGACGGCGCGATGATTAG